The Ignavibacteriales bacterium genome contains a region encoding:
- a CDS encoding divalent metal cation transporter, which produces MNIWAKLFYQYRKFAKVIKLYFMIAGPGLIVMLADNDAGGITTYAVTGSKFGYSLLWFLLLLLPVAYFVQEMTVRLGAVTKRGHAEAIFYAFGSFWGWFSLIDLLLTDWLTLVTEFIGMTAALSIFGIPSVITILVVSFVMLIMILQGSYWTWEKIAFLFCAVNLVYIPAAFMVHPFVNQVLAGTFIPSLPKGGFTNEVFFFLMANIGTTIAPWMIFFQQSAVVDKGILEKDIPWGKVDTLIGSFFTVTVAIFCVIVTGTLLFGRVEIESAAQAAIALMHIDKNVGTLLAIGLFDAGFLGAICISLASSWAFGEVFGWAHSLNNKIKEAPWFYAVYMFALLTAGAVTLIPGAPLILITLFVQVIAVTLLPAALVFLILLLNDGEVMGKYKNTRSQNIINITIVALIIILSTLYAISALFPNAFM; this is translated from the coding sequence ATGAACATTTGGGCAAAACTTTTTTATCAATACCGGAAATTTGCCAAGGTAATCAAATTGTATTTTATGATTGCTGGTCCGGGCCTTATTGTAATGCTAGCCGATAACGACGCAGGGGGAATTACTACTTACGCAGTTACTGGTTCAAAGTTTGGATATAGTCTTCTTTGGTTTTTGTTACTGCTGTTGCCTGTCGCTTATTTCGTTCAAGAAATGACTGTTAGGTTAGGCGCAGTTACTAAAAGAGGTCATGCTGAGGCAATCTTTTATGCGTTCGGTTCATTCTGGGGATGGTTTTCACTGATTGACTTACTTCTAACAGATTGGTTAACTCTAGTTACAGAATTCATAGGCATGACCGCAGCATTATCTATATTTGGGATACCATCGGTTATCACGATCCTTGTTGTTTCTTTTGTTATGCTTATAATGATTCTTCAAGGAAGTTATTGGACTTGGGAAAAGATTGCATTTTTATTTTGCGCAGTCAACTTAGTATACATACCCGCAGCATTCATGGTTCATCCTTTTGTAAATCAAGTTCTTGCCGGTACTTTTATTCCCAGCTTACCTAAAGGTGGTTTTACAAATGAAGTATTCTTTTTTTTAATGGCAAATATTGGAACAACCATTGCGCCTTGGATGATCTTCTTCCAACAAAGCGCTGTAGTTGATAAGGGTATTCTTGAAAAAGATATTCCATGGGGAAAGGTTGATACTTTGATTGGTTCGTTCTTCACTGTAACTGTTGCAATTTTCTGTGTAATTGTAACTGGAACTCTTCTTTTTGGAAGAGTTGAAATTGAAAGTGCGGCACAAGCTGCAATAGCTTTAATGCATATTGACAAAAATGTCGGAACACTATTAGCAATTGGACTTTTCGACGCTGGATTTCTTGGCGCTATCTGTATTTCACTTGCTAGCTCATGGGCATTCGGAGAAGTTTTTGGTTGGGCACATTCACTTAATAATAAAATAAAAGAAGCTCCTTGGTTTTATGCTGTTTATATGTTTGCATTACTTACCGCCGGTGCTGTTACTTTAATTCCGGGTGCGCCTCTAATACTGATTACTCTTTTTGTTCAAGTGATAGCGGTTACGCTTCTTCCCGCAGCGCTCGTATTTCTAATCCTTTTGCTTAATGACGGAGAAGTTATGGGTAAGTATAAAAATACTCGCTCACAAAATATTATTAACATAACAATTGTTGCACTGATTATCATACTGTCAACTCTATATGCAATTAGCGCTCTGTTCCCCAATGCATTTATGTAA
- a CDS encoding CBS domain-containing protein: protein MNGQNISEKNHNGNEFFLSEISGIKVILNGSKIGKLEDLVIVETGKIPEVTSIKIKRPAGKTSLLLSWANVKRFSTTEIEVSFDATEIDNFLFDPSKDHLLLKDYVLDKKVIDIEDREVEVVYDIKLILRNNKLYVSDVDLSKYGLLRRIGLKKLANFIYKNAEDISEEIVSWTYIQTLPTQLSSFKGNVKLNILKEKLSEMHPVDLADIIEELEPEQRITIFEGLDSEQASDILEEIDPNVQRDLVISLRREKVIELINEMTPAQAADLLAVLPVNERDEILLHLDKEDVEKITASLNKQEESILNLTTTEFIQFPPTMTVADAIKEYRKTAEDKDFKRYIYVVSPDKLILGVIDLPFLLCSPDHLILLDIMVENVIKLENDCDMKEATIIFSRYGFRAIPIVDKTDKILGVVTYRDMMNLKHRIID from the coding sequence ATGAATGGACAAAATATTTCTGAAAAGAATCATAATGGAAATGAATTCTTCCTTAGCGAGATCTCAGGTATCAAGGTCATATTAAACGGCAGTAAGATCGGCAAGCTTGAGGATTTAGTAATTGTTGAAACGGGAAAGATCCCTGAAGTAACTTCGATCAAGATTAAAAGACCGGCAGGCAAAACTTCATTATTACTTTCATGGGCAAATGTAAAAAGATTTTCTACTACTGAAATTGAAGTAAGCTTCGATGCAACTGAGATTGATAATTTTTTATTTGATCCGAGCAAAGATCACCTTCTGCTTAAGGATTATGTATTGGATAAAAAAGTAATTGATATCGAGGACCGAGAAGTGGAAGTGGTTTATGATATTAAGCTGATCTTACGCAATAATAAGTTATATGTGAGCGATGTTGATTTGAGTAAATATGGTTTGCTTAGAAGAATTGGCTTGAAAAAACTTGCCAATTTCATTTATAAAAATGCAGAAGATATAAGTGAAGAAATTGTTTCATGGACTTATATCCAAACACTTCCAACACAACTTAGCAGTTTTAAAGGAAACGTTAAATTAAATATACTCAAAGAGAAGTTATCGGAGATGCATCCGGTTGATCTAGCCGATATTATTGAAGAATTAGAACCCGAACAGAGAATAACTATTTTTGAAGGTCTTGATTCTGAACAAGCTTCGGACATCTTAGAAGAAATCGATCCAAACGTTCAAAGAGATTTGGTAATTTCCCTAAGGCGAGAAAAAGTTATTGAACTGATTAATGAGATGACACCAGCACAAGCTGCTGATCTTTTAGCCGTACTTCCGGTTAATGAAAGAGATGAAATACTTTTGCACCTAGATAAAGAAGATGTTGAGAAAATTACGGCAAGTCTTAACAAGCAGGAAGAAAGTATTCTTAATCTTACTACAACTGAATTTATCCAATTTCCGCCAACTATGACTGTAGCAGATGCTATTAAAGAATATAGAAAAACAGCTGAGGATAAAGATTTCAAACGTTACATTTATGTTGTCAGTCCGGATAAGCTTATTCTAGGTGTAATTGATTTACCGTTTCTATTATGTTCCCCTGATCATTTAATTCTTCTTGATATCATGGTCGAAAACGTAATCAAGCTTGAGAATGATTGCGATATGAAAGAAGCAACAATTATATTTTCAAGATACGGCTTCCGTGCAATTCCCATTGTTGATAAGACTGATAAAATTCTTGGTGTTGTTACGTACAGAGATATGATGAATTTAAAACACAGAATAATTGATTAG